The genomic window AGTCGCGATTGAGCGGCTTGACGAGTCCAATGAACGTTTCCGTCGAGCAGCACGCGAAGCAGGGTCCTCCTTGAAACAGCACCTGGCCTTGGGGTCGATGTAAGCCCGTTAATCGTTGCTGTAACCAGCCGTTGTGGCGCCTGTAGTGTACGTGCACGCAGTTCAGCTGAGCCGAGTGGGCGATGTAGTCACGGATACATTTCGATACATCGGCTTCCGAAACCCACAACGACGTCAGAAGGCAGAGGTGCTGGAGGTTGGGCATCACGGACACGCTTGCCTGGAACGAGAGAAAGGATGCACACGATGTCGACAGATAAGTAAATCTGCGTAGGCGTCCACTTCCGGGCATGGTTCGACCATAAAAAGTAAATAACGTGGGCTCAACCCTACTATGTGTTAACAAGCAAACAACATGCGCGCCACACAGTTCAAAAGGTTACGCCCGTTATTGAAAGAAGCGTAAAACAAATTAAAACGATACACGCGCGAAGACTTCGACAAAAGGTGGGAGCATGGTTACAAACAACAACTTATGTCGTTAGCGATTtccaatagaaagaaaaaagaaagtttcaTGTACGACACGCTGACCTCGCCGTGCACCGACAAATAACGCCAGCGCCATGTACACGCCGTGGGGTGCAGAACACTCCGCCAAGCTTTTGTGCGCGATGTTCCCTCGTAATACGCTAACTTCGAGAATACTGATGTCATTAATATCTGGCCGATGTGACATGCGTATATTTGCCGTGAAATCGAATAAAGAGACCAGCATCTGCAGCTTGAAATATTCGAATTTTATATCAGCGCTGCTTTGAGCGGTGTCACAGTGGTGCCAACGAGAACAAAACATTAACTGCCACGGGGATTGCAAGAGCGGaacccacgaaaaaaaaattaagaggtGCACCCTAGTGGGACAATCGGAGTTTACCGCTTGTCCCTGTACCATCTGTTCCGAGTCCTTGTCTTTaatttgcgcacaccagtttatcTTGACAtgtgaaccaactcgcccagctgcaAGTTTTATTGTTATATTTAACTTTGCAGcacctgtaatttttcaaagggGTGCCAAGAAAAATTACGCGCGCATTCGGAATCGTTGCCTCTATCAAACGCTACCGCCGTGGTCGCAAGCCCGCTACCTTCAAGTGAGTGACAGTACCATCGTACCACACGCCACGACATTGTCGGCGAATAACCTACGCGTCCTTAACTGCCGCCCTTCATAGAGATATGATCACTCGCCATAAGACGCCGATGGTTGAGTGGCAGGTCCATATTCTGCAGCACGAGGCAGCGAAGAGCCATGAACTGGCCAAGATGTCGGAAAAAACTGTCGTAGTGCGTCATCCCGACGGGGCACCACCCCGAGAGTCGAAGCGTTGCAGCTGCTCTGTAGTGCTCGAAGTACAAGGGGAGTACCTGATAATTGACGTCACAAAGGGTCAGCCTGGTGATGCTGAAAGACAACAAGGGCACGTCTGATGATCCCTGAGCAGGCAGTGCTGTGTTGGCAGTATCGCAGGAACCACAGTATAAGTGATTTCCTCGGGCTACTACACGCACGTCCAGGTCTCTGAGGATGGGGCAAGACAACAGCAGTCTGCGTACGGAAGACTTCGTCGGAAACCAACACGGCGGCACTGAGAGCGCCAGCAGGCGGCTCCCCAGCTGGCTATCATGCAGAAGAGTGTCCGGAATCACGTCCTGGTGAAAGTGAAATGAACTCACGTTCAGCTCGACGACGTTCTCCAGCGCGAAGAAGAAACCTCCCAGGTGGTTTTTGGACAACAGTGTCGCCCTCGGGTAGGTAGCACTAGTGGACCATTGCGGCAGAAGCAGTAGGCAGAGTTTGCGGACGCGTGTCCAATTGTGTCGAATGCTTGCGTCCAATAGGGAAGCATCCGACTTTAAGTCACCACAGGCAAAAACGACCAGCTGCGAGGGAAGAATGTGGGATGGACCACTCCTTGCGAGGCGATCGAGTTCTACGCAACTCCACCAATGGTGCGGCTTGTCGTGACAGACGTTTCCGCAGACGGCCGCGTAGTTCTGGAACCTAAATATTGGATTCGGGCTGTCAAAGATCGGAACGGAGTCCGGCACTTCGGAGGTGAACGTGAAAGTTTCCAGCTGACCAAGGTGCTCGTGAAGCTGCTGACACTTCAACAGACACTCCATGAACGTTCCACGCACACAGTGAACGTGAAGTTCGGTTAGGTTTGGGCAGCAGACCAGAAGCTCCAGTAGAAGCTCGAAGTTGCGGTCGTCGCCGACCTCGACGTACAAGCGACGCAGGCTGTGGTACCGGATGATATCGCACATTTGCAGCGCTATTAGGCGCACTTTGCCGATCTCGGAATCAACGACCGCCTTGAAATCTTGAACGAGCGATAACTCGAGCTTCTGCAGATACCTGAGTTGTTCCAGCACCAATTTGAGCAGAGTGCTTGGCTTGAACGCGCAGGAAACACAGCTGAGGCGTCGGAGTCTCGCGCAGCGGCCGATTTGCGCATACAACTCTGGCGTTTCGAAGTTGCCGCGGTTTCTGATAACCAGTTCCCTGACGGCGTACAGG from Rhipicephalus microplus isolate Deutch F79 chromosome 7, USDA_Rmic, whole genome shotgun sequence includes these protein-coding regions:
- the LOC142766886 gene encoding uncharacterized protein LOC142766886; translated protein: MTAVNASDVTVHLRMNEALSDLVQRLNAENLYAVRELVIRNRGNFETPELYAQIGRCARLRRLSCVSCAFKPSTLLKLVLEQLRYLQKLELSLVQDFKAVVDSEIGKVRLIALQMCDIIRYHSLRRLYVEVGDDRNFELLLELLVCCPNLTELHVHCVRGTFMECLLKCQQLHEHLGQLETFTFTSEVPDSVPIFDSPNPIFRFQNYAAVCGNVCHDKPHHWWSCVELDRLARSGPSHILPSQLVVFACGDLKSDASLLDASIRHNWTRVRKLCLLLLPQWSTSATYPRATLLSKNHLGGFFFALENVVELNASVSVMPNLQHLCLLTSLWVSEADVSKCIRDYIAHSAQLNCVHVHYRRHNGWLQQRLTGLHRPQGQVLFQGGPCFACCSTETFIGLVKPLNRDCEASMQTN